The Funiculus sociatus GB2-C1 genome includes the window TTTATATCCGGGCAATTACTCTATATATCTGGAGTTCAAGCAAGCAGAAGAAGAACTTGAAAAGGCTGAAGCCACTGCTAATAATAAAGACAAGCAGAAAGATACTCAATCCAAAGATTGGAAGTCCCAGAGGCAAGCACCAGATAACGGCAAGCCGCGCAAGCTTTCATCAAAAGAGAAGCGCGAGTTTGAGATGCTTGAAGGTAAGATTGCCCAACTGGAATCCCAAAAATCTGAAGTAGAGAAAGAGCTTTATAATGCTCCTCCTGGCAAAATCACCCTGGTTCGGGAACTGTATGAAAAGGTGGAATCTTTAACTCAACAAATTGACGCTGCGACTGAACGTTGGATGGAATTAGCTGAGGTTGAGGCTTAACAGAATAGGAGAGGAATATTAACGTAACGCTAAACCTACACAGGATTTAGAATTAACTAACGAGCCGTTTTACGAACTATTCGGGAAAAGTGCGCTAATATTCACCACCTTCCTGAAACAGCACGCATTGTGAGAATCTATTAGCAGTTATATTACTCGCACACTGGAGGAACAATGACACCAGTAGAGATTCTTGTGTTACTGGTGATTGCCGCGATTTGCGGCAGCACTGGGCAAGCGTTGGTTGGTTACTCGGCAGGAGGTTGCCTACTTTCGATAGTAGTTGGAATTATCGGTGCATACATAGGACTCTGGGTTGCCAATGAGTTTGATCTTCCTGTGATATTTGCTCTCAATATTGGAGGTAAGCCCTTCCCCATTATCTGGTCAATTATTGGCTCAGCTATCTTTGCAGCCATTCTAGGTTTTGTAAATCGGTTAACTCAAAATAATCGGCGATGATTTGAGGAACTTAAAAACTTTTCTCAAAGAAGATTTAGATTAGCTGGTGCCGTAACTCTAAAAAAGCCTCCTGTGAAGTAGGCTTTTTTATAAAATATGCTTCCTATTAGTTCAAACTTTACTGTTGCGTTAGCAGTTAAATCAAGATAAAGTTTTAGTACAAGTCGGCTTTCTCTAATGCTCACTTAATTCTAAATCAAAAAATAAAATTGATATGACCTTGACTTGTCAACAACTTCTGCAAAAACATACTCAAGCGTGGCAAGAAGCTACGGTGCATCCCTTCCTCGTGCAATGCAAATTAGGAACTATTCAGCAGAAACAATTCAATACATGGTTGGTGCAAGATTATCTCTTTGTTGTGGATTTCACCCGAATGGTAGGGAGAATATTAGCTAACGCGCCTTCACAACATTTTGATGTAATTTTGGGCGGATTAGTAGCACTGAAAGATGAACTTAACTGGTTTAAGGAAAAAGCTGCTCTGCAAAAGCTAGATTTAGATACCCAAAAACAACTAACTTGCTCAGAATACTGTGACTACATGAACAGCCTTGCTGCAATGCCATACCCAGTTCAAGCGACTGCTTTTTGGGCAATTGAATTAGCATATAATCAAGGTTGGCAGTTGCCTGGGGTGATGCCAGAACCCTACACTGAATTTGCAGACAGATGGGGAAATCCTGGTTTTACAAACTATGTAAAACTTTTGGAACAGCAAGCTGATCAGGGGCTACAAACTGCATCAGAAAGCATTCAACATCAAGCAGAAGAAGCATTTCTAAAAGTAGCAAGATTGGAAAAAGATTTTTGGCAGATGGCGTTTAATGCAGCATAGGAAAATCCCCGACGGCGTAGGAGCGAGTTGTTTTTCCGCGCTCCTACCAGGCATTCACGGAGTTTGTTTGGCTTTGATAATATCTATAAAAATTAGATATAAAGCCTGCTGAGCCAGGCTTAGAAGGCAAAAGCGCCAAATAGCCTGAGCGCACTGAAGGCATTTTTGCTAATCGATATAATCGCTTGTAATATCAAGTTCGTCAGGGTTATTTGAAGCGATTGGGCGATCTCCAGCTATAGAAATCGTCTCATCAACGTGAAGATTAGTAGAGGCGATTGGGCGGTGTCCATCTACATCAATAGTGCCTTGAACCTGAATATCATCGGCAACAATTGGACGCTTCCCATCGATATCGACTGTTTCAAGAACCTGAAGATTACTAGGATCAACCGGACGGTGTCCATCAATGTCAATAGTGTTTTGATCCTGAATACTACTAGAGGCAATTGGGCGGTGTCCATCTATGTCGATGGTGTCTTTAACCTGCATATCATCAGAAGCAACTGGACGCTTCCCATCTATGTCAATTGTTTTAGGAGTTTGTTTGTCTTTGCCATCACTAGCAATATTTTTCTCCTCATGATTTGCAGTATTATCCGTACTCATTTTATGACTCCTTGTTTTCTTGTGTGCTAACGCTACAACTGGCTGAAAGCTGCTGAGCATTGATTGTATTATACAATTTGTACTGTAAGTATTAGTAAAAAATGATAGCTATGATTTTAGAAAGTCCTTTATATACTACAAACTATGGCGCTGCTTATATTGGCGATTCGCTGGAATTACTAGATTGCATTGAACCTGATTCAATTGACTTAGTAATTACTTCTCCCCCATTTGCGCTGCTACGCGAAAAGAGTTATGGCAATGTTGATCAAGAAGCTTATATAGATTGGCTGTTTGCTTTCTGTAAAAAGGTGTATTGCATTCTAGCACCGCAGGGAAGTTTTGTACTCGATCTTGGTGGAGCATACCAAAGTAAACGTCCAGTGCGATCGCTATATAACTATCGTATCTTAATTAAACTATGCGACGAGCTGGATTTTCGTCTAGCTGAAGAGTTTTTTTGGTACAATCCTTCCAAGTTGCCTTCGCCGATTGAATGGGTTAATAAACGTAAAATTCGAGCTAAAGATGCTGTTAATACTGTTTGGTGGTTGTCTAAAACTGACAATCCTAAAGCTAATGTGAGTAAGGTTCTGGTTCCTTACTCCGAACGAATGAAAAAGCTGCATGAAAATCCTGAAAAATATTACAAACCAAAAGAACGTCCATCAGGTCACGATATTGGAACAAGTTTTGCTACTAATAATGGTGGTGCTATACCTTCCAATTTGTTGCAAATTCCCAATACTGAAAGCAATTCTCGATACATTCAGCTATGTAAGGCGGTGGGAATTCCTGCACATCCGGCTCGCTTCCCTCAAAAACTACCGCTATTTTTTATCAACTTTTTAACAGAACTAGGAGATACAGTTTTGGATATTTTCGCCGGATCTAATACTACTGGATTTGCTGCTGAAACTGTGCAACGCCGCTGGATTGCCTTTGAGCAAAATCCCTCTTATTTAGCTGCTTCTGCTTTTCGATTTCTAGATGCTAACGAAAATAATGATGCAGCTGCAAAACTATTTGAAAAGCTTCTGAGAAGGCAAGAAAAAATCAAAATTACACCCTCTGAAACCCAGCTTCACCACAGTTTTATATAATGCTAAATTTTACAACTGAAAACCTCTACCGCACCTGCACCGAATTTCTTGAACAAAATCCTGAAAAACGGTTGCTGATACTCAAAGACCTTGGTATAGCGCGTTACGCCGATTTCTTAACCCAAATGCCATTAACTGAGGCAAATGTAGCTTGTGTAATGCGTTTTTTCAAAGATACAAGTCGGGTCAAATTTCCTAATCTTAGGGGAGCAGATTTATCTGGTTTAAATTTGGACGGCGTTAACTTTATCCGGGGAGATTTATCAGGAGCCAATTTAAGGGGAAGTCGTTTATTAGAAGCCGATTTGTTATTTGCCAATTTCGCTGGCGCAGACTTGAGAAATGCAGATTTGAGGGGTGCAACTCTGAATGAAACTATATGGACAAATGCTTTATTAGAGGGGTGCAACTTTGGCACAGGGATTGGGTTAACCAACGAACAGCGCAGATATTTAAAAATTTGCGGTGCTAATTTCAACGATTAAAGTAATGGGAAGGAAGGAAACTAAACTCGATATAAATATTTGTCTCCTAACGTTTAGTCGCCCGGCGCAACATATAATTATTCTTAACTGAAAGTACGCGATCGCGCTTATTGTCGCCTTAGCTTCAAATCAATTCTGCTTGTTCAAAAATCTGTCTTGTTGTTAGTTCTAACCCTGGAAGCAGTGTATCCACAATCGGCATAGTATCTGTGTAGGCTTGAATTCTTCCATCTGGTAAAAATACCCTAATATTCATAGGTTCAGGATCTACAACCCACACTCTGGAAATACCAGCCGCAAAATAATCTTTAGCCTTATCTTCAAATTGTTTGATAGTTTGCTCTGGCGAAATAATCTCTATTACCCATTCAGGAATGGCAGGACAAGCTTCATTACGCTTCCAACTTGCGGGTAAGCGTTCATAGGAAATGTACGTTAAATCGGGTACAGGTGCCCAATCCTGACCATTACGCTGCAACAGCACTGCCCATTCTAGAACGATTCGTCCGCGTCCTCTACACCACGCTCCGATGAGAACCCATAAAGCTGATTGTAAAGCCGAATGGAAATATTTTGGAGACACTTTAGGGACTGCTTGACCATCTACAAACTCATATATTACATCTCCTTCTGGTAAAGCCAAAAATTCCTGTAATGTGAGTTTGGTTCCCTTGCTTACATTGACCATCATCTACCTCGATTGGTGAGTAATAAATTTACGATACTAGAAGCTAATTCTGTAATTTATTTTTAAGTTATTTCGCTTTTAATACCTGTCTGTACTTTCCAAAGACTGGCATAAATTCCCCGTTTAGCTAATAGTTGTTCGTGTCGTCCTTGTTCTACTAATTTGCCGTATTCCATCACATAAATACAATCAGCATTGCGGACAGTGGAGAGACGATGAGCGATCGCGATCGTGGTGCGATTGGCGGTAATTCGTTCTAGCGATCGCTGAATGGCTGCTTCTGTCTCATTGTCTACGGCGGAGGTAGCCTCATCGAGAATCAGAATCGGTGGATTTTTCAACACCGCACGCGCGATCGCAATCCGCTGTCTTTGTCCGCCAGATAATTTCTGACCTCGCTCACCTACAATTGTGTCGTAGCTTTCGGGAAGCTGCATGATAAAATCGTGCGCCTCGGCAATTTTAGCAGCTTCTATTACTTCAGCTTCAGTAGCATCGGGACTACCGTAGGCGATATTTTCTGCTACTGTACCATGAAATAAGAAGACATCTTGGCTCACTAACCCGATGCAAGAGCGCAAATCTCTGAATTTTAAATCACGCAATTCAATCCCATCTAAGGTAATAGTTCCCGATTTAATTTCGTACAATCTCAGTAACAGTTTTACCAGGGTACTCTTACCCGAACCAGTAGAACCCACTATGGCAATTGTCTTTCCCGCCGGAATGTGTAAAGAGAGATTTTTAATAACTGGATTTCGCCCGTTATAAGCAAAAGTGACATTCTGTAATTCCACTTCGCCGCGCACTGAAGCAACGGGTAAGGAAACGTGTCCAGAATGAATCGCAATCGGTGTATCAAGCAGATTCATGACTCGGTTTGTGGAAGCCATTGCTCGTTGATACTGATCGAGAGTTTCACCCAATCTTGTTAAAGGCCAGAGCAACCGTTGTGTTAGGAATACTAATACACTGTAAGTACCTACAGAAAGTCTGCCATTTGCGGCATCCATACCTCCGATTAGCAACGTTGCTGTAAAGCCGATTAAGATAATAATGCGAATCAAAGGAACAAAGGCAGAACTGAGAGCGATCGCGCTCCTGTTACTTTGCCGATAAGCCTCACTTTCTTCTGCTATCCTGTTAGTTTCATATTTCTCTGTGACAAAACTTTTAATCGTTGTTATCCCGCTCAAATTATTCGATAAGCGACTGTTGAGCAGACTTACCTTTTCCCGAACATCAGCATAGCGAGGAGCAAGGCGATGCTGAAAAGCAATCGAACCCCAGAGAATAAATGGTATTGGCAACATTGCCATCCAAGCTACACTAGGAGCCAAAATAAAGAAGGCACCGCCAATAATTACAACTGTTGTGGCAACCTGGATCAGATCGTTAGCTCCAGCATCCAAAAAACGCTCTAATTGATTGATATCATCGCTGAGGATAGACATCAAACCGCCAGTGCTGCGTTCTTCAAAGTAGGCTAATTCCAGTTCCTGAATATGGCTGTAAGCATCAAGGCGTAAGTCATGCTGAATATTCTGAGCCAAATTGCGCCAAAGCAGAGCATAAGCATACTCAAAAATAGATTCCAGCCCCCAAATAATGAAGCTGAGAAAGGTAATTACTACAAGTTGCCCAAAGACATCTTTTATGCCGAATTTAGCAATCAGAGAAGTATCTTTTTGAACTACCACATCCACTGCTAAACCGATTAATGCGGGTGGTGCTAAGTCAAAAAGTTTATTGAGAATTGAACAGACAGTTGCTTGCCTAATAGCATCGCGATAGTTGTGTCCATATTCAAACAGACGCTTGAAGGGATGCGTCTTAGGCGACCGATTTAGGGATTGTTTACGAGCCAAGGTGATACTTCGCTAGATAGTTAAAGCTGACTTTAACCACTTTAGCAATTATCCAGCTGACAGCTTATGCAAAATGGCTGATAGGTATGAATACCAGTTGGGTTTATCGGCGCAACATTTGAATTGTTGAAACTGCCTATAGGCAAGTCTTTCAAAATCCAAAATCCGAAATGGTATAAGTCTTTACTCTTCTATTTGCGCGATCGCATCCGCTGGCGATACATCACTATAGATAACAGACATAATCCCTGGCAGGTATTCATCCATCATCGTCACGTTGGCATAAACCATCTGTTTGATTAGTGCTGAAGTGAGGCGATCGCCTTCAACATCTATACTTGTTTTGTAGCGAATTTCCCCATCGGCAAAGTCTAGCTCAAAGTTGCCAACTATCGTGCCAGAATTTGCTCTAGTGATGAACTCTGCGATCGCCATTCGCTTGTTTTCTGGGGCGTTTACTGGGCAAACTGAGTAAAAAACAAATTGCTCTTGTTTCTCTCTTACCTTGGCGTAGCAAGTCAATTTGCCATTTTCACCTTGGAAAGCCATCTGTAAAACTGGCTCTCCTTTAATCTGGTAAAAAGGCCATTCATCCTCTTTGAAGAAATTGACCATTTCCTCAAAGATTTCTCCGCTAGAAGTTGCAACTTGGGCGATCGCATCTATAGTAACATCAGCCATTTCTTGGAAGAAATCGACAATTCCCTCAAGGATGTCACTCGTGGCATTTTGAGTCATTTCCGACAGATTGGCTTCTGTCCACTCTTTGAAGAAGTTAGCGATCGCATTCCCAATTTCTTCGCTGGAAGTTTCACCATTTGCCAGAGCAGATGGATTAATATAAGCCCAGAATGTACTGTAGCCAGTTTCGCCTGATTCCTGTTGCTGCTTAACAGATAACCCCAACCAATTCTCGGTATATAGTAGCGGGTGGTCTGGCTGTTCCCCGCTAAGATTTAGGATATAGTTTGCCACTTCGTTAGCATCTGCGGCGTGTTCTACTAGATGCGGTAGTGAATCGGGTTTTAAACTAATTTCAATTTTGATATCTAGTTCGGGTTGGAATTTTCCAGCAGAGAAAGAGCCGCGTACTTCCGGCTTAAGATTAAATAGTGCCTCAGTGTCGATGCGTTGGTAGAGTTCTGGGTTGACTATTAAGGTGAAACGACACTCGATGAGTTGGTCGTCTTGTTTGGTTAGGGAAAGGGCGATCGCATGAAGGGTGAGGGGCGTAATAGTGCTAGCACGTAAAGTTAGTTCGTTGTTCAGTTGATATTTTTCTGTATTTGTCGTCATAAGCTAGTAGAATCTTAATCTCTGGCAATCGAACTCCTTTACAATCGTTCCTTTACAACCGTGATGTTTCAGCTAGGAGAAATATCAAATGGACTCACAATCTCTCCTGCTCGATTAATGTAAACTTGTTTTGCGCCTTTTCTTTTTTTTCCCTGCCCTGCAATCATCGCTGTAGTAAGTTTCCGAATCTCATGGTTGTGATAATGATCCGGAGGTGGAAGATATCCCACGAAGCTATCAATAAATAAAAATTCGGGAGAGAGTATCACCTCTCCTTGAGAGGTTAACAACCCCCATTTTTTATTTTGTCGAAAAGGAGCAATTCCATAATTAAATGAGCCGATCTCCTCGTACAATGGTTCAATTACCCATTCTCCTTTCGTATTGATGACCCCAAAGTTAGAACCCGTTTTCTTGACAATGCATAAACCTTCATGAAAACCCGAAGAATAGGCAAATCTTTCTTCAAAGGCGAGGTCTCCATTTGTTTTGATAAAACCTATTCGGTTATCTTCAGCTTCGTGGACTTCTGTAGGAAGAATAACCGGACAGAGTCCGTTTCTAAATCCATGAGTGTTGGCATTAATTTTACAGGGTACTGTTTCTAGCCGTTGACCATTTTTATCAATAAAGAAGAAACTTTCTGTTTGAGATGCTTTCAGGAGCTGACTAACCAAGGCATACCCCTCTTGGAAGCGTTTTGCTGTTTCAAATCGAACGTCAAACAGTTCTTCTCCCTCTTTATTGATGTAAGTCCATCCCTCTTCCGTCGCAACAGCAGCTACTCCTTCGCTAAATCCTAAGCTGACTTCTCCCTCGTAGTCTATGTTAAATTGAGGCGAAATTTTAAATTCTCCCGCTTGGTCGATAAAGCCAACTTTTTCACTGATATCCGCATACTGGGCAAGTCCCTCACTGAAAGATGAACAGAATGGAGTATGCCTTAAAGGAATAATTTCTTGACCGCTGGAGTTGATATACCCTTGGAGCCTAGTTGGAGATATAATTTCTTGACCATCGGAGTTGATATACTTTTGGATGCTGGATTCGATGTCTGTAGATATTTCCACTATGCAGCGATCTTCAGAGAAGCGTCCTACAAGATCATAAATAGGTTCTACTATCAATTCTCCGTCTGAATTAATAAATCCATATTTTAGGTCTTTGACTACTGGATAAAGCATAGTCTTATTTATTTTACAAAAAAAGGTGTGGTTTTATTGGATTTGATTTAGGTAATCCTGGATAATATTCCTGAATTTTTGAATGATTTGATTTTCGTTCTTCTTAGACTTGTTAGTATTATAGTAACTTTCTATTCTTTCATATAATTCACTATCATTTTTTACAATAGAAATCTGCCGTTCTCTAACCTTTTTAGGTACTGTCCCCTTTTTATTTGGATCTTTCTCGACATTTTTTGAACTGCGTGGATCTGTACCACCCGTGGTCATAGCCATAATGTTAAAAGCAGGCTGGCTAGCATTAGCCGGATTATTAAGCGCAATCAAATTAGTGATATGGGATGGGCTGTACCTGAAGGGTTCTGCTACTAGAGATGCTACTAGCATAGCTGTATTATTCGCTGGAGTAGTCCGGCTTTCATGAATATTTCTTAATAAATTTAATAAGCTGCCCACAGTCAGATTAAATTTACTATATTCATATCCCTTAACTTCTTTATCAGTAGTTATTTTTCCATCTTTTTTAGTAATCGTAGCAGCTTCTGCTGCATTATAAGGATAGACATAATTATTACGAACTGGATCTTGATCTACAAAGAATTTATTACCTCCTACTTCAATCGCATTGTTTTTGTCTGTAGTCGCACGTCCATAATCTCTTTGAATACTGGCAATTGTTCTTTGGATTCCTCTAGGTAGAGGATCACTCTCTTCATCTTCCTCACTTTTGCCTTTATAAAATTTATCGCTAACCGCTTCTAAAGCCCGTTCTATCAGATTATCAATGGGAGTATCAAGTTCTCCTTCTTTATGAAAAATTTCATAATCTTTTTCAGTATCATTAGGCTTGATTAGTACGTGAAGCTTTAATCCTGACTCCTGCTTATTGGTTTGTTTTATTTTTTCTATCTCAATAGTTAACTTAATGCCTTTCTTGAGCTGACTTGAATAGTATTTTTTGAGTTTTTTCGCTTGTTTTTGTTTCGACTTGAAGTATTGATTGAATCCCTCTGATGTTTCTTCGTCGAGTTTTAGTTCCTCATAAATCTTATTGGCAATAGCCTCATGCTTCTTGCTATCCGCCGCCTTAATCTCCCCTTCCTGCCCTTCCTCTTCCTTGCCTTTCTTGTCCCTCTTATCCTTGCCAAACCCAAGCTTACCGCCAATCTTCTTAGCAAACTTCACCGCCTGAGCAATCACCCAATCGATCGCCTTCTCAATCGGCTGGCGCACCTTCTGAACGATCGCCTGAATCTTCTCACTAATACCGCCCAAGCCCAACAGACTTGCCATAAAGCTGATTACTACGGGCAGTGCCTTAGATAGAGCATTCTCTACTAACTTCGCCGCACCACCCACAGCACCACTAGCGATCGCCGTCACCGACTCCATCACCGCATTCACCAACTCGGCAATCTGACTGCCACGCTCAATGAAGAACATGATGATGTCATAAATCGCCTTGCACGCTTTAACAAACGCACTAGCCGGGTTCAACAAACTCAGAATCCACATCACCCCACCCTTGATAATCCCATCCACAACAAAGTTCTGGATGTTATCAATCACCATCACCTTCAGGTCGCCAATCTGATCTTGAATGAACTGCCACAGGCCCGCAATTCCTTCGTTTTTCAAGATTACGAACATCTCGAAGTTTGCTTCCACGAAGTTGACGGCCTTCTCTCCCATTCTCTTCACAGCTCGTGGCCGGATATTCTCATAGACCGTCCCCAGAACCTGCGTCACCAGGCTAAAGATGCCCTTCATGTCTAAGCTTTCTGGCATCGTAATGCCCGCCCCAGCGATCGCGCCCGTCAGCCAGCCCAGCATACCCTTCTTGAGATGCTCCAGGATATTACCCATGAAGTTCTCAAAACCTTGCTTCAGCCCAGAAACTAGATTCCCCAAGAAACCAATCGGGTCTTTGATAATGTTCTCAATCGCACCCGCCGCTTTCGCCAAGACACCCATCAGCAGGTTCTTCAACTCCGCGATGGTCTTAATCACTCCACCCACAGCATCGAGCGCTTTGTCCATCCAAGTGCGATTGGATGCCTTCATCTCTGCTAGCTGGGCATCGAGTTGTTGGAGATTCTCGTTGTACTTCTGTGCCAAAGAATCAACCAACTCATTCTGCTTGTTATCGACACTACTCTCTAGCTCATCAAACTTACTTTGAATGTCCTGCGCCGCTTCCTGCCCCACTTGCCTGAGATTTTCCGGCAGTTTGGCGACGTAATCCTGAATTTGCAGCTTGCCGTCAGCGATTTTCTGTTTAGCCAGGTTTAACTGCGTTGCAACATGGTTGGCAATCTCGTTGATGGTTTTGTCCATCTCTGCGAGATACAATTCCCGCCCTTCTTTGAAGAAGGCCGTTACCTCCGACGGCACACCAAGCAATTTATCTTTTATCCAACGTCCAGCCCCAAACAAGCCGTCGTACCGTTCCTTGTAGTCTTCCATGTAGGGGGCCACGAAAGTCTCAAACTTTTGCTTAGCAGCAGCTGCACCCGCATCGAATTTACCGATGACCTCATTGTCCAAATTGTTGAGAATGGTTTCGACTTCTGACTTAGTTGTTTGGTAGAAACCATTAATCTTGGTGGCAACGTTAGCCCGTTCCTGCTCCTCCTTTGTTTTGGTTTCACCTTGAGAGCCAAGCACCTGAGCCAAAGCCTGCTCTTTGCTACCGTGCATTCCTTGCAGCTGCGTTTGCGCTGTCGTCTGTGCCTCAGCTTGCGCCTGCTTCAGTATTCCCTGCTCCTGCTGGCGATATTCTTGGGGCGCTGTAACAGCGTTAGTTTGGGCATCCTGCTTGGCTTTTAATGCCCCCTGGAATTGTGACTCATTTGACGAAGCCAGTTGTTCTTCAGTGACATTCGCCTCAATCATCTGCTGGTCGAGCGATTGACTACCCTCTTGCAAAGACACCTCTGATGCAGGCTTAGGCTTGGGTGCAGCCTTTTCTGCGCCAATATCAGACGGTGGGCTACCCGCCTTTTCGGGTGTTAGTGGCGTGACGGGTTTGGGCGCGATACCGCTAGTGTCGGGCTGTTCCTTGACTTTCTCTTCGATGGGGCTAGAAGCTTGCTTCTTCTCCTCTGTCACCTTCGACGACAATTCACCTTTTACAGAGTCGATTTTATTGTTGTTTTTGAAGTTGTCGGCTTCTTCCAGAGTTTGGGGAGTAACAGCAGCAATTTTTTCCATTAGCGCTGCTTTGAACGTAGCAGCGTTAAATTGACCTGGCTGCTCCAGGTTCATCTCCTGAACCTGCTTGTCCTGTGCTTCGCTTTCTACTTCGTTACCTGGAGGTACGGCAGCAGCTTGCGCCTCTGCTGATTTAGCCCCGGCTGGCTGATGCTGTTTTTGCTGTTGTGCGACACTCTTGGTGCGATTGGTGACTGCCTTAAAGCCAGGGTCGTTTTCGGGGGAAGTGGCAGAACTCCCCCCATCCATGCCCTCACTCGCGATCGCTCCACCGTCTGAAACTGCTTGCTTGATACCCTCTGGCGAGGCCACAGCACCGCCGCCACCCTCACTACTTCCGGCTGGTATCGCTTCACCGTCTGAAACTGGTTGCTTGATTCCCTCTGGCGAGGTCACAGCAGCGCCGCCCTCAGTGGAAGTGGCAAAACTCCCCCCATCCATGCCCGAACTCGCGATCGCTCCACCGTCTGAAGCTGCTTGCTTGATACCCTCTGGTGAGGCCACAGCAGCACCGCCCTCACTGGAAGTTGCAGAACTCCCCCCATCCATGCCCGAACTCGCGATCGCTCCACCGTCTGAAGCTGCTTGCTTGATACCCTCTGGCGAGGCTACAGCAGCGCCGCCCTCGCTGGAAGTGGTAGAACTCGCCCCATTCATGCCCGAACTCGCGATCGCTCCACCGTCTGAAACTGCTTGCTTGATACCCTCTGGC containing:
- a CDS encoding TenA family transcriptional regulator → MTLTCQQLLQKHTQAWQEATVHPFLVQCKLGTIQQKQFNTWLVQDYLFVVDFTRMVGRILANAPSQHFDVILGGLVALKDELNWFKEKAALQKLDLDTQKQLTCSEYCDYMNSLAAMPYPVQATAFWAIELAYNQGWQLPGVMPEPYTEFADRWGNPGFTNYVKLLEQQADQGLQTASESIQHQAEEAFLKVARLEKDFWQMAFNAA
- a CDS encoding YbjN domain-containing protein, which codes for MTTNTEKYQLNNELTLRASTITPLTLHAIALSLTKQDDQLIECRFTLIVNPELYQRIDTEALFNLKPEVRGSFSAGKFQPELDIKIEISLKPDSLPHLVEHAADANEVANYILNLSGEQPDHPLLYTENWLGLSVKQQQESGETGYSTFWAYINPSALANGETSSEEIGNAIANFFKEWTEANLSEMTQNATSDILEGIVDFFQEMADVTIDAIAQVATSSGEIFEEMVNFFKEDEWPFYQIKGEPVLQMAFQGENGKLTCYAKVREKQEQFVFYSVCPVNAPENKRMAIAEFITRANSGTIVGNFELDFADGEIRYKTSIDVEGDRLTSALIKQMVYANVTMMDEYLPGIMSVIYSDVSPADAIAQIEE
- a CDS encoding Uma2 family endonuclease, which codes for MMVNVSKGTKLTLQEFLALPEGDVIYEFVDGQAVPKVSPKYFHSALQSALWVLIGAWCRGRGRIVLEWAVLLQRNGQDWAPVPDLTYISYERLPASWKRNEACPAIPEWVIEIISPEQTIKQFEDKAKDYFAAGISRVWVVDPEPMNIRVFLPDGRIQAYTDTMPIVDTLLPGLELTTRQIFEQAELI
- a CDS encoding ABC transporter transmembrane domain-containing protein — its product is MARKQSLNRSPKTHPFKRLFEYGHNYRDAIRQATVCSILNKLFDLAPPALIGLAVDVVVQKDTSLIAKFGIKDVFGQLVVITFLSFIIWGLESIFEYAYALLWRNLAQNIQHDLRLDAYSHIQELELAYFEERSTGGLMSILSDDINQLERFLDAGANDLIQVATTVVIIGGAFFILAPSVAWMAMLPIPFILWGSIAFQHRLAPRYADVREKVSLLNSRLSNNLSGITTIKSFVTEKYETNRIAEESEAYRQSNRSAIALSSAFVPLIRIIILIGFTATLLIGGMDAANGRLSVGTYSVLVFLTQRLLWPLTRLGETLDQYQRAMASTNRVMNLLDTPIAIHSGHVSLPVASVRGEVELQNVTFAYNGRNPVIKNLSLHIPAGKTIAIVGSTGSGKSTLVKLLLRLYEIKSGTITLDGIELRDLKFRDLRSCIGLVSQDVFLFHGTVAENIAYGSPDATEAEVIEAAKIAEAHDFIMQLPESYDTIVGERGQKLSGGQRQRIAIARAVLKNPPILILDEATSAVDNETEAAIQRSLERITANRTTIAIAHRLSTVRNADCIYVMEYGKLVEQGRHEQLLAKRGIYASLWKVQTGIKSEIT
- a CDS encoding DNA-methyltransferase, which codes for MILESPLYTTNYGAAYIGDSLELLDCIEPDSIDLVITSPPFALLREKSYGNVDQEAYIDWLFAFCKKVYCILAPQGSFVLDLGGAYQSKRPVRSLYNYRILIKLCDELDFRLAEEFFWYNPSKLPSPIEWVNKRKIRAKDAVNTVWWLSKTDNPKANVSKVLVPYSERMKKLHENPEKYYKPKERPSGHDIGTSFATNNGGAIPSNLLQIPNTESNSRYIQLCKAVGIPAHPARFPQKLPLFFINFLTELGDTVLDIFAGSNTTGFAAETVQRRWIAFEQNPSYLAASAFRFLDANENNDAAAKLFEKLLRRQEKIKITPSETQLHHSFI
- a CDS encoding WG repeat-containing protein, with product MLYPVVKDLKYGFINSDGELIVEPIYDLVGRFSEDRCIVEISTDIESSIQKYINSDGQEIISPTRLQGYINSSGQEIIPLRHTPFCSSFSEGLAQYADISEKVGFIDQAGEFKISPQFNIDYEGEVSLGFSEGVAAVATEEGWTYINKEGEELFDVRFETAKRFQEGYALVSQLLKASQTESFFFIDKNGQRLETVPCKINANTHGFRNGLCPVILPTEVHEAEDNRIGFIKTNGDLAFEERFAYSSGFHEGLCIVKKTGSNFGVINTKGEWVIEPLYEEIGSFNYGIAPFRQNKKWGLLTSQGEVILSPEFLFIDSFVGYLPPPDHYHNHEIRKLTTAMIAGQGKKRKGAKQVYINRAGEIVSPFDISPS
- a CDS encoding pentapeptide repeat-containing protein, whose translation is MLNFTTENLYRTCTEFLEQNPEKRLLILKDLGIARYADFLTQMPLTEANVACVMRFFKDTSRVKFPNLRGADLSGLNLDGVNFIRGDLSGANLRGSRLLEADLLFANFAGADLRNADLRGATLNETIWTNALLEGCNFGTGIGLTNEQRRYLKICGANFND
- a CDS encoding GlsB/YeaQ/YmgE family stress response membrane protein, with protein sequence MTPVEILVLLVIAAICGSTGQALVGYSAGGCLLSIVVGIIGAYIGLWVANEFDLPVIFALNIGGKPFPIIWSIIGSAIFAAILGFVNRLTQNNRR